From Malaciobacter mytili LMG 24559:
TAAATTTTTCCAATATTTGAGTTAAATATAACTCCATTTTTTCTTCACCAATATCACTACTTGAATCTTTGCAACATTTACAAGCAGTACCTGCATCAGTAAGCTTTGCCAAATCATCTAAAGAATTAGCACCTCTTTCTTTTATAGCATAAATAATCTCGCCCAAAGTTACATGTCTACAATTACAAACTTCAAATGAATGGGGAAATTTTTTAGCCATTATTACTCCTTTTATAATATTCTAAAATATCTTTACAATATAGTTTTTTTTTAACTTTTCCAAAATCAGTCTCTTTTATAATACAAAATCTACACTCAGTACCTGCACCTGTGTTATCTTGTATTTCTCCTAAAGTTAAACTTCCACTATTAATACAAGTTTGTATTTGTTTTAAACTTACGCGCCTACAATTACAAACTTCATATGAACTATCAAAGCCTTGCATTAGATACCTTTATGCTTTTTTATTAGTTCATAAGCTTCATTAATCTCTTGAAGTTTAGCTGTTGCTTCATCAATAATATTTTGACTAGCCCCCTGCCCTGCAATAATATCTGGGTGATGTTTTTTTACTAGATTTCTATATTTTTTCTTTAAAATATTTACATCATCATCTTTTGAAGCTTCTAAAATTTCATATGCTTTTTCTAAAGATAAAGCTGCATTTTCTTTTTGTTGTTTATAAAACATTTCAAAAGCATTAATAAGTCTTTCAAAATCAGCTCTTTTTATCTCTAAAGTATTAGCTATATCTTCAGTTATCATAAGTTCAGTATTTGAAAACTCTTTATCTATAAAAGCAAGATTTAACAAATACTCCATAATTTTAACTCTTTTTTGATAATTGTGTCTTGTTAAAGTGTATAAATTTTTACATATTTGTATTGTATTATCAAAACTTTTTTTCTCATCATCATAAATTTTTTTTAGTTTTTCTCTAATTTCATCTTGGTTTTCAAAATGCCTTGAAATATCATCTAAAGTATGTTTTAAAAGTTGTGCTTCAAGTTCACACACTTGACCATCTGCTTTTGCAACTTTTGCCATTAAAGCAACTAAAAGACCAGCTTCATGCTGCATTAAGTCACCTTCAAACTTCTCTTTAATATCAAGTTTGATATTTGCAAATTTTTCAGTTTTATAACTTTTTGCAATTAAAAATAAAACAATCCCAATAAATATTAAAATTAATAATTTCATCAAACTACCCTTTATAATTTAATAGTGAGATTTTATCAAAAATTAGGTAAAATCTCTTCTTTTAATACAATTTTGGAGAATTATAATGTTTGGAATGGGCTTTTTTGAGATACTGCTTGTTGCAGTAATTGCAATTATTGCATTGGGACCTGAAAAATTACCAAAAGCTATGGTAGAAATAGCAAGGTTTCTTAAAAAATTTAAATCTGGGATAGAAGATGCTAAATCAACACTAGATAATGAATTAAATATTTCAGAGATGAAAGAAGAGGCAAATAAATTTAAAGCTCAAATAGAAAGTGCTAAATCTTCAGTTAATGTAAATAATATGGATTTAGGGCTTGATAATATTTTAAATGATGATTTAAATAAACAAACAAAAGCAGAAAAAACAGAAAACAAACAAGAAAAAGTATCTTTTAAAAAAGAAACAAAAGTTGAAGAAGATTTAAAAGAGATACAAGTAGAAGATGCTTCAAATAAATTTAAAGTTAAATTTGATGAAGATAAAAAGGAAAATAATTAATGTTAGAAGATTTAAAACCTCATATAGCTGACCTTAGAAAAAGATTAGTAAATTCAGTAATTGCTTTGGTTATTGGATTTTTTGTATGTTTCTTTTTTTATGAACCTATTTTAGAATGGATGATGGTTCCGGTTGAAGCTGTACTACCTGAAAATTCTCATATGGTTGCAGTTGAAGTTCAAGAGACATTTTTTACTGCATTAAAAGTTGCATTTTTCGCTGGTTTTATTTTATCTTTACCTGTGATTTTTTGGCAATTATGGCTATTTTTAGCACCTGGTTTATATGACCATGAAAAAAAACTTGTAATTCCTTTTGTATTTTTTGGAACACTAATGTTTTTAATTGGTGCAGCGTTTGCTTATTATGTTGTTATTCCATATGGATTTGAGTTTTTAATTAATTTTGGTTCAACAGTAGTAACAATTTTGCCAAGTATTGGGAAATATGTAGGTTTCTTTACAAAATTACTATTTGGTTTTGGTGTTGCATTTGAGTTACCTGTTATTACATTTTTCTTAGCTAAAATTGGTTTAGTTGATGATAAGATGTTAAAAGATTTCTTTAGATATGCGGTTGTAATTATCTTTATTGTTGCTTCATTATTAACTCCTCCAGATGTTTTAACACAATTTTTAATGGCTGGACCACTTATTTTATTATATGGAGTATCTATTTATATTGCAAAAGTATTTAATCCAGCACAAAAAGTAGATGATGAAGAAAATGATGAAGAAGAGTAATTTAGACCCTTTAAAAACTTCAAGCTATGATTATGATTTACCAAAAGAGCTAATAGCAACTCACCCAGCAAGTCCAGCCGATAGTGCTAGACTTCTGGTTTATAATAGAAAAACAAATACTATTACTCATACAACTTTTAAAGAGTTATTAAACTTTATACCAGAAGATTCTTCGATTTTTTTAAATGATACAAAAGTTATAAAAGCTAGAATTTTTGGACAAAAGGATTCTGGAGGAAAAGTTGAATTATTATTAAATAAGCCTCTTTTTATGA
This genomic window contains:
- a CDS encoding (2Fe-2S)-binding protein, with product MAKKFPHSFEVCNCRHVTLGEIIYAIKERGANSLDDLAKLTDAGTACKCCKDSSSDIGEEKMELYLTQILEKFKK
- a CDS encoding (2Fe-2S)-binding protein encodes the protein MQGFDSSYEVCNCRRVSLKQIQTCINSGSLTLGEIQDNTGAGTECRFCIIKETDFGKVKKKLYCKDILEYYKRSNNG
- a CDS encoding TerB family tellurite resistance protein, whose product is MKLLILIFIGIVLFLIAKSYKTEKFANIKLDIKEKFEGDLMQHEAGLLVALMAKVAKADGQVCELEAQLLKHTLDDISRHFENQDEIREKLKKIYDDEKKSFDNTIQICKNLYTLTRHNYQKRVKIMEYLLNLAFIDKEFSNTELMITEDIANTLEIKRADFERLINAFEMFYKQQKENAALSLEKAYEILEASKDDDVNILKKKYRNLVKKHHPDIIAGQGASQNIIDEATAKLQEINEAYELIKKHKGI
- the tatB gene encoding Sec-independent protein translocase protein TatB, which encodes MFGMGFFEILLVAVIAIIALGPEKLPKAMVEIARFLKKFKSGIEDAKSTLDNELNISEMKEEANKFKAQIESAKSSVNVNNMDLGLDNILNDDLNKQTKAEKTENKQEKVSFKKETKVEEDLKEIQVEDASNKFKVKFDEDKKENN
- the tatC gene encoding twin-arginine translocase subunit TatC translates to MLEDLKPHIADLRKRLVNSVIALVIGFFVCFFFYEPILEWMMVPVEAVLPENSHMVAVEVQETFFTALKVAFFAGFILSLPVIFWQLWLFLAPGLYDHEKKLVIPFVFFGTLMFLIGAAFAYYVVIPYGFEFLINFGSTVVTILPSIGKYVGFFTKLLFGFGVAFELPVITFFLAKIGLVDDKMLKDFFRYAVVIIFIVASLLTPPDVLTQFLMAGPLILLYGVSIYIAKVFNPAQKVDDEENDEEE